In bacterium YEK0313, one genomic interval encodes:
- the yybR_4 gene encoding putative HTH-type transcriptional regulator YybR, with product MPNPRLRKLGNWPGCPVEGALSLIDGKWKGVILFHLLEGTLRFNELRRKVPRVTQRMLTNQLRELEADGLVVRTIYAQVPPKVEYSLSPLGLSLEPVISALKLWGDNHLREIMRRFEARTAPAEHAA from the coding sequence ATGCCAAACCCGCGTCTGCGCAAGCTCGGCAACTGGCCCGGCTGCCCGGTGGAAGGCGCGCTGTCGCTGATCGACGGCAAATGGAAGGGCGTCATCCTGTTCCACCTGCTGGAGGGTACGCTGCGCTTCAACGAGCTGCGCCGGAAGGTGCCGCGTGTCACCCAGCGCATGCTGACCAATCAGCTGCGCGAGCTGGAAGCCGACGGCCTGGTGGTGCGCACGATCTATGCCCAGGTGCCGCCGAAGGTCGAATATTCGCTGTCGCCGCTCGGTCTCAGCCTCGAACCCGTGATCAGCGCGCTGAAACTGTGGGGCGACAACCATTTGCGCGAGATCATGCGCCGGTTCGAGGCCAGGACCGCGCCGGCGGAGCATGCGGCATGA
- a CDS encoding putative FAD-linked oxidoreductase: MSASALAPALLDALKALLGARVSTSESDRAQHGRDESSHPPRLPDAVCRPESTEEVAGIVKLCAAHRTPVVAYGAGSSLEGALIPLQGGVSIDLTGMNQILAVRPEDLDATVQAGVTRKQLNAHLRDTGLFFPIDPGADATIGGMAATRASGTNAVRYGTMRENVVSLTVVLADGRIIRTRSRAKKSSAGYDLTGIFVGSEGTLGIITEVTVRLYGIPEVIAAAICAFPTVEAAVDTVITTIQMGLPVSRMELLDDRAIEAVNGYSKLDLPVTPTLFFEFAGSAASVEEQAALVEEIARGEGATGWRRSTDPDERARLWQARHDFHWALRALRPGARGWGTDVCVPISALAEVIRETRKHCAQAPFFTAMVGHVGDGNFHLAMQIDRDNPDELAMASAINDRMVNLALKLGGTCTGEHGVGIGKMKFMRTEHGEAVDVMHLIKDALDPNGLFNPGKVLPPKAS; the protein is encoded by the coding sequence ATGTCCGCCTCTGCTCTCGCGCCCGCCCTGCTCGACGCCCTCAAGGCGCTTCTCGGCGCCAGGGTGTCGACATCGGAATCCGACCGGGCGCAGCACGGCCGCGACGAATCCTCCCATCCGCCGCGCCTGCCGGACGCGGTCTGCCGGCCGGAGAGCACCGAGGAGGTCGCCGGCATCGTCAAGCTCTGCGCTGCCCACCGCACGCCGGTCGTCGCCTATGGCGCGGGCTCGTCGCTGGAGGGCGCACTGATCCCGCTGCAGGGCGGCGTGTCGATCGATCTCACCGGCATGAACCAGATCCTTGCCGTGCGGCCGGAGGATCTCGACGCGACCGTGCAGGCCGGCGTCACCCGCAAGCAGCTCAACGCCCATCTGCGCGATACCGGCCTGTTCTTCCCGATCGACCCAGGCGCCGACGCCACCATCGGCGGCATGGCCGCGACCCGCGCCTCCGGCACCAATGCGGTGCGCTACGGCACGATGCGCGAGAATGTGGTGAGCCTCACCGTGGTGCTGGCCGACGGGCGCATCATCAGGACCCGCTCGCGCGCCAAGAAGTCCTCGGCGGGTTATGACCTCACCGGCATCTTCGTCGGGTCGGAGGGCACGCTCGGCATCATCACCGAGGTGACCGTGCGCCTCTATGGCATTCCCGAGGTGATCGCGGCGGCGATCTGCGCCTTCCCGACCGTCGAGGCGGCGGTCGATACGGTCATCACCACCATCCAGATGGGCCTGCCGGTCTCACGCATGGAACTGCTCGACGACCGCGCCATCGAGGCGGTGAACGGCTATTCCAAGCTCGACCTGCCGGTGACGCCGACGCTGTTCTTCGAATTCGCCGGCAGCGCGGCGAGCGTCGAGGAACAGGCCGCGCTGGTCGAGGAGATCGCCCGCGGCGAGGGGGCGACGGGCTGGCGCCGGTCAACCGATCCGGACGAGCGCGCGAGGCTCTGGCAGGCCCGGCACGATTTCCACTGGGCGCTGCGCGCCCTGCGCCCCGGCGCGCGCGGCTGGGGCACCGATGTCTGCGTGCCGATCTCGGCGCTTGCGGAGGTGATCCGCGAGACCCGCAAGCACTGCGCCCAGGCGCCGTTCTTCACCGCCATGGTCGGCCATGTCGGCGACGGCAATTTCCACCTCGCCATGCAGATCGACCGCGACAATCCGGATGAGCTGGCCATGGCCAGCGCCATCAACGACCGCATGGTGAACCTCGCCCTGAAGCTCGGCGGCACCTGCACCGGCGAGCATGGGGTGGGCATCGGCAAGATGAAGTTCATGCGCACAGAGCATGGAGAGGCGGTCGACGTGATGCACCTGATCAAGGACGCTCTCGATCCGAACGGCCTGTTCAACCCGGGCAAGGTGCTGCCGCCGAAAGCCTCGTGA
- a CDS encoding cyclic 3',5'-adenosine monophosphate phosphodiesterase, which produces MTVIAHLSDLHIGPVPFPRALPLRLKPVLGWINWARQRGAHEAALLQRALAAVRDAGADHIVVTGDLIELGQDTEWRAAAAAAAALGPAGQVAWAPGNHDLYTRDAPVRIRAGLAPWLAPAEPCDDIRAHFPRLDRVGDVALVTLCTGAPTWLFSAEGALGAGQLARLDRLLAGLDRQRCLPVIAMHHPPYAPGLSRLKQLRDGAALLDLADRHGCQVILHGHLHRACRVDWQGAHGRIALIGAASASAAGHGHDDPASFNLVTVTRTPDGFAWQVERRPVG; this is translated from the coding sequence GTGACCGTCATTGCCCATCTTTCCGACCTGCATATCGGGCCGGTGCCGTTTCCCCGCGCGCTGCCATTGCGGCTGAAGCCGGTGCTCGGCTGGATCAACTGGGCGCGCCAGCGCGGCGCGCACGAGGCCGCGCTGCTGCAGCGGGCGCTCGCGGCGGTGCGCGATGCCGGCGCCGACCATATCGTGGTGACCGGCGATCTCATCGAGCTCGGCCAGGATACCGAATGGCGGGCGGCGGCGGCGGCGGCGGCAGCGCTCGGCCCGGCCGGGCAGGTGGCCTGGGCGCCGGGCAATCACGACCTCTACACGCGCGATGCGCCGGTGCGGATCCGCGCCGGCCTCGCCCCCTGGCTCGCCCCGGCAGAGCCATGCGACGACATCAGAGCGCATTTCCCGCGGCTCGACCGGGTCGGCGACGTGGCGCTGGTGACGCTGTGCACCGGCGCGCCCACCTGGCTGTTCTCGGCCGAAGGCGCGCTCGGGGCAGGGCAGCTCGCCCGCCTCGACCGGCTGCTCGCCGGCCTCGACCGGCAGCGCTGCCTGCCGGTCATCGCCATGCATCATCCGCCCTACGCACCGGGCCTGTCGCGGCTGAAGCAATTGCGCGACGGCGCCGCGCTGCTCGATCTCGCCGACCGCCACGGCTGTCAGGTGATCCTGCACGGGCACCTGCACAGGGCCTGCCGTGTCGACTGGCAGGGCGCGCATGGCAGGATCGCGCTGATCGGGGCGGCCTCGGCCTCGGCAGCGGGCCATGGCCATGACGATCCGGCATCCTTCAATCTCGTCACCGTCACCCGCACGCCCGACGGCTTTGCCTGGCAGGTGGAGAGGCGGCCCGTCGGCTGA
- the tusA_1 gene encoding Sulfurtransferase TusA: MNETALDLRGLKCPLPALKTRKALTRAAGGDLLVVTCTDPMAAIDIPNLVRETGDSLEGQERQERLLVFRIRKRPAPAL, from the coding sequence ATGAACGAGACGGCGCTCGATCTGCGCGGCCTGAAATGTCCCCTGCCGGCCCTGAAGACGCGCAAGGCGCTGACCCGGGCGGCCGGCGGCGACCTGCTCGTCGTCACCTGCACCGACCCGATGGCGGCGATCGACATTCCCAACCTGGTGCGGGAGACGGGCGACAGCCTGGAGGGGCAGGAACGGCAGGAGCGGCTCCTGGTGTTCCGCATCCGCAAGCGCCCGGCACCGGCGCTTTGA